In Neorhizobium sp. NCHU2750, a single genomic region encodes these proteins:
- a CDS encoding MFS transporter — MGVADVSEAPTKPGRRGIWGWMLFDWAAQPFFTVVTTFIFGPYFVSRLTDDPVSAQAAWSNMATISSIIIAILSPVLGSIADQSGARKPWIAAFAAVKIASLMMLWFAAPGSPLVWPITFMILASIAAEFSIVFNDSMMPRLVSREDVGRISNTAWGIGYLGGMVVLIAVVALLAANPQTGRTLIGITPPFGLDANLGEDARITGPIAAVWYFLFILPMFFFTPDAERGKPLGQAIRSGVAELAGTLQELKRRPAIARFLLARMLYQDGVNGLLILGGTFAAGMFGWATIEIGLYGIILNVVAIFGCIAAGFLDRWLGSKIVVVVSLVLLLTATIGIVSISPGSVLFGLMPLSTQDSGGWFGTTAERAYILFGLLIGIAFGPVQASSRSYLARSIDLDEAGRYFGIYALSGRATSFLATLSFSLVTYATGSAHLGMATLVIFLGAGLALLAATPYPASRSK; from the coding sequence ATGGGCGTGGCAGACGTCAGTGAAGCGCCGACAAAACCCGGCCGGCGCGGCATCTGGGGCTGGATGCTGTTCGATTGGGCGGCACAGCCCTTCTTCACCGTCGTCACCACCTTCATCTTCGGCCCCTATTTCGTCTCGCGCCTGACCGACGATCCCGTTTCGGCGCAAGCCGCGTGGAGCAATATGGCGACGATTTCTTCGATCATCATCGCCATCCTTTCGCCGGTCCTCGGCTCGATCGCCGACCAGTCCGGCGCGAGAAAGCCATGGATCGCCGCCTTTGCTGCAGTGAAGATCGCGAGCCTGATGATGTTGTGGTTCGCCGCGCCCGGTTCCCCGCTCGTCTGGCCGATCACCTTCATGATTCTGGCCTCGATCGCGGCGGAATTTTCCATCGTCTTCAACGATTCCATGATGCCGCGGCTCGTCTCGCGCGAGGATGTCGGAAGGATCTCCAACACCGCCTGGGGCATCGGCTACCTTGGCGGCATGGTGGTCCTGATCGCCGTCGTGGCGCTGCTCGCTGCCAACCCGCAAACCGGCAGGACGCTGATCGGGATAACCCCGCCTTTCGGTCTGGATGCAAACCTGGGCGAGGACGCCCGCATCACCGGCCCGATCGCAGCAGTCTGGTATTTCCTCTTCATCCTGCCGATGTTTTTCTTCACCCCAGATGCCGAAAGGGGAAAGCCGCTGGGGCAGGCGATACGATCCGGCGTGGCGGAACTTGCTGGCACGTTGCAGGAATTGAAGCGGCGACCTGCCATTGCGAGATTTCTGCTTGCGCGAATGCTGTATCAGGATGGCGTCAACGGCCTGCTGATCCTCGGCGGCACATTCGCTGCCGGCATGTTCGGCTGGGCGACGATCGAGATCGGCCTTTACGGCATCATCCTCAACGTCGTGGCGATTTTCGGCTGCATCGCCGCCGGCTTTCTCGACCGCTGGCTGGGTTCCAAGATCGTCGTGGTCGTCAGTCTCGTCCTGCTGCTGACCGCAACCATAGGGATCGTGTCGATCAGCCCGGGCTCGGTTCTTTTCGGCCTGATGCCGCTTTCGACGCAAGACAGTGGCGGCTGGTTCGGCACCACCGCGGAGAGGGCCTACATCCTCTTCGGCCTGTTGATCGGCATCGCCTTCGGGCCCGTCCAGGCCTCGTCGCGATCCTATCTGGCGCGGTCGATCGATCTTGATGAAGCCGGCCGCTATTTCGGCATCTACGCCCTGTCTGGACGGGCGACGAGTTTTCTCGCCACCCTGTCCTTCTCGCTCGTCACCTATGCCACAGGTTCCGCCCATCTCGGCATGGCGACCCTGGTCATCTTCCTCGGGGCCGGCCTAGCACTGCTTGCCGCCACGCCCTATCCGGCATCCCGTTCGAAATGA
- the purH gene encoding bifunctional phosphoribosylaminoimidazolecarboxamide formyltransferase/IMP cyclohydrolase codes for MAVVSKKIPAPDRVKIRTALLSVSDKAGIIDLARALSEQGVRLLSTGGTHKAIAAAGLAVTDVSEVTGFPEIMDGRVKTLHPNVHGGLLSIRDDEEHVAAMKEHGIEGIDLAVINLYPFEEVRAAGGDYPTTVENIDIGGPAMIRASAKNHAYVTIVTDPSDYAALIEALKANGGETEYAFRQKLAAKAYARTAAYDTAISNWFAEALEIETPAYRTIGGVLKEAMRYGENPHQSAGFYVTGENRPGVATAKLLQGKQLSYNNINDTDGAFELIGEFAADQGPACAIIKHANPCGVATGSTLKQAYLRALACDSTSAFGGIIAVNQLLDAETAEEIVKLFTEVIIAPEVSDEAQQIIAAKKNLRLLVTGGLPDPRSRGITAKTVAGGLLVQSRDNGVIEDVDLKVVTKRGPTATEMEDLKFAYKVAKHVKSNAIVYAKDGQTAGIGAGQMSRIDSARIAGLKAEDAAKAMGWAEPLTKGSAVASEAFFPFADGLLSAIAAGATAVIQPGGSMRDAEVIAAADEHNVAMVFTGMRHFRH; via the coding sequence ATGGCCGTTGTGTCCAAGAAAATCCCCGCACCCGATCGCGTCAAGATCCGTACCGCGCTCCTTTCCGTTTCCGACAAGGCAGGGATCATCGATCTCGCGCGCGCGCTCAGCGAACAGGGCGTTCGTCTGTTGTCGACCGGCGGCACGCATAAGGCCATCGCCGCCGCCGGCCTTGCGGTGACCGACGTTTCCGAGGTTACCGGCTTTCCGGAGATCATGGACGGTCGCGTGAAGACGCTTCACCCGAATGTCCATGGTGGTCTCCTGTCGATCCGTGACGACGAGGAGCATGTCGCGGCGATGAAGGAACACGGGATCGAGGGTATCGATCTTGCGGTCATCAACCTCTACCCGTTCGAGGAAGTACGGGCCGCAGGCGGCGACTATCCGACGACCGTCGAGAATATCGACATCGGCGGCCCGGCAATGATCCGCGCATCGGCCAAGAACCATGCCTATGTGACGATCGTCACCGATCCTTCCGATTACGCAGCGCTGATCGAGGCGCTGAAGGCGAATGGCGGCGAAACCGAATATGCCTTCCGCCAGAAGCTTGCCGCCAAGGCCTATGCCCGCACCGCGGCCTATGACACGGCGATCTCCAACTGGTTTGCCGAAGCGCTCGAGATCGAAACCCCGGCCTACCGGACGATCGGCGGCGTGTTGAAGGAAGCCATGCGGTACGGCGAAAACCCGCATCAGAGCGCCGGCTTCTATGTGACCGGCGAAAATCGCCCCGGCGTAGCGACGGCGAAGCTCCTGCAGGGCAAGCAGCTTTCCTACAATAATATCAACGACACGGATGGCGCTTTCGAGCTGATCGGCGAGTTTGCCGCCGATCAGGGCCCGGCCTGCGCGATCATCAAGCATGCCAACCCGTGCGGCGTTGCCACCGGTTCGACCTTGAAGCAAGCCTATCTGCGGGCACTGGCCTGCGATTCCACCTCGGCCTTCGGCGGGATCATCGCGGTCAACCAGCTTCTCGATGCCGAAACGGCGGAAGAGATCGTCAAGCTGTTCACCGAAGTCATCATCGCGCCTGAGGTTTCCGACGAAGCGCAGCAGATCATTGCCGCCAAGAAGAATCTTCGCCTTCTCGTGACAGGTGGCCTGCCCGATCCGCGTTCGCGCGGCATCACCGCCAAGACGGTGGCCGGCGGCCTGCTGGTCCAGAGCCGCGACAATGGCGTGATCGAGGATGTCGATCTCAAGGTCGTCACCAAGCGCGGACCGACGGCGACCGAAATGGAAGACCTGAAGTTCGCCTACAAGGTTGCCAAGCACGTCAAGTCGAATGCCATCGTCTATGCCAAGGACGGGCAGACGGCGGGCATCGGCGCCGGCCAGATGAGCCGTATCGATTCCGCCCGCATTGCCGGGTTGAAGGCTGAGGATGCCGCCAAAGCGATGGGCTGGGCCGAGCCGCTGACCAAGGGTTCTGCCGTTGCGTCGGAAGCGTTCTTCCCGTTTGCCGATGGCCTGCTTTCCGCCATCGCCGCGGGTGCTACCGCTGTCATCCAGCCGGGCGGCTCGATGCGTGATGCGGAGGTGATTGCCGCAGCCGACGAGCACAATGTCGCGATGGTATTCACCGGCATGCGTCATTTCCGGCATTGA
- a CDS encoding heparinase II/III family protein, whose product MRLADRRRLLACGMREMRRRLRLRMAPYRVALSAPLSAVPERLIVAPTDLRPVDPFVAHEIFDGRFPLAGRVLETLGDSPFELELPSRAFAERLHGFGWLRHIRAERTEAGCAHARHIVSDWINIHGRRRRGIGWEPNVVATRVIAWLSHSTIVLHAAEAGFYRRFMKSLAYQISYLRKIAASCPDAESRLRVRTALAMASLALPTRVGGINRESLALDRELDRQILADGGHISRNPRAILDVLVDLLPLRQTYINLGYDVPQKLIPAIDRMYPALRFFRHQDGDLALFNGASSTSASELMSVLRYDESAGKPFKALPQMQYHRLAADNTIIIVDTGCPEAISASTGAHAGTLSFEMSSGRHRFIVNSGAPKFASRFYRHLARSTAAHSTLTLGDVSSSRVINSNFTGPVLMPGVSAVDVERWDDKHGNDWLRARHDGYLEQFDYTHEREIALSATGDKIKGCDRLIPREGGEGKPKNSIAFIRFHIHPAITITRRDAESVALRAADGQGWIFAAPGLDLQIDEDVFFADVSGMRPSQQLVLESAVSGLKEIRWMLRRGE is encoded by the coding sequence ATGCGGCTCGCCGATCGCCGACGGCTTCTGGCTTGCGGCATGCGGGAAATGCGCCGGCGCCTACGCCTGCGCATGGCGCCCTATCGCGTGGCTCTTTCCGCGCCGCTTTCCGCCGTGCCGGAACGATTGATTGTCGCGCCGACAGACCTGCGCCCGGTCGATCCGTTCGTCGCGCATGAAATTTTCGACGGGCGTTTTCCGCTCGCCGGCCGTGTTCTCGAAACGCTTGGAGATTCACCCTTCGAGCTCGAATTGCCGTCGCGTGCGTTTGCCGAAAGACTGCATGGCTTCGGCTGGCTGCGCCATATAAGGGCAGAACGGACAGAGGCGGGCTGCGCACATGCCCGGCATATCGTTTCCGACTGGATCAACATTCACGGACGCCGGCGCCGGGGTATCGGCTGGGAGCCGAATGTGGTCGCGACGCGGGTCATAGCGTGGCTTTCCCATTCCACGATCGTTCTTCACGCTGCCGAAGCGGGTTTCTATCGCCGTTTCATGAAGAGCCTCGCCTACCAGATCAGCTACCTGCGAAAGATCGCGGCGTCCTGCCCCGATGCGGAAAGCCGGCTGAGAGTGCGTACGGCACTTGCGATGGCTTCGCTCGCATTGCCCACGAGGGTCGGCGGGATCAATCGGGAGAGCCTGGCGCTGGACCGCGAGCTCGATCGGCAGATTCTCGCCGATGGCGGGCATATATCGCGCAATCCGCGGGCGATCCTCGACGTTCTCGTCGATCTTCTGCCGCTGCGTCAGACATATATCAATCTGGGTTACGATGTGCCCCAGAAGCTCATCCCGGCGATCGACCGCATGTATCCGGCGCTACGATTCTTCCGTCATCAGGACGGCGATCTGGCACTGTTCAACGGCGCGAGTTCGACTTCGGCGAGCGAGCTGATGTCTGTGCTGCGCTATGACGAATCCGCCGGCAAGCCGTTCAAGGCCCTGCCGCAGATGCAATATCACCGGCTTGCCGCAGACAATACGATCATCATTGTCGATACCGGTTGTCCGGAGGCGATTTCGGCCTCGACAGGTGCCCATGCCGGCACGCTTTCGTTCGAGATGTCGTCGGGCCGGCACCGGTTCATCGTCAATTCCGGTGCGCCGAAATTTGCCAGCCGGTTCTACAGGCATCTCGCGCGCTCTACCGCGGCCCATTCGACGCTGACACTTGGAGATGTGTCGTCCAGCCGGGTGATCAACTCCAATTTCACCGGTCCGGTTCTCATGCCCGGCGTTTCGGCCGTCGATGTGGAACGTTGGGACGACAAGCATGGCAATGATTGGCTGCGTGCCCGCCATGACGGATATCTGGAGCAGTTCGACTATACCCATGAGCGGGAAATCGCGCTGAGTGCCACGGGTGACAAGATAAAGGGATGCGACCGGCTCATTCCGCGGGAAGGTGGCGAGGGCAAGCCGAAAAACTCTATTGCCTTCATCCGGTTTCACATCCATCCGGCAATCACCATCACCCGCCGCGATGCCGAGAGCGTGGCGCTGAGGGCTGCCGATGGGCAGGGCTGGATTTTTGCGGCTCCGGGTCTGGATCTCCAGATCGACGAGGATGTGTTCTTTGCAGATGTCTCCGGCATGCGTCCCAGCCAGCAGCTGGTGCTCGAAAGCGCGGTCTCGGGCCTGAAGGAAATCCGCTGGATGCTCAGACGCGGCGAATAA